A stretch of DNA from Mesorhizobium onobrychidis:
CCCGCCCCCCTCTCTGGCGCTTACCCGGTGATCCTTGTGTCCCATGGCATTGGCGGGCGTCTACCGCATTCTTCGTGAAGCCATGTGGGACGCCAAATGCTGCGCGCGCGCGATTTCAGGACGTGCCCTTTGCCCTGCGCGAGCTTGCGCGCATGAACGGCGAGGGGCGGCTCGCCGGCCGCCTGGATTTGACACGCATCGGAATGGCCGGACACTCTTATGGAGGCGTCTCGACGATGGTTGCCGCAGGGCAGAGAATGGGTCCGGGCGGGCAGTGGTTTTTCAAGGAGCCGAGAATTCGCGCTGGCTTGGTCATGAGCCCGAACATACCCATCCAAGGCGGCGAGTTGGTCGCCCTTTACCGCGATATCAGAATCCCGCTGTTTCACATCACGGGCACGAGAGATGGCAATGCGGTGCCCGGCAACAAGGAATTCGATCCGATACAACGGACCCTTCCTTACGAAGCGCTGACCATCCCTCATCAATATCTGCTCGTTCTCGACTGTGCTGACCACAATTCGTTTTCCGGCTTGAAGTACGGACCACACGCCCACGGCCCCGAGGACGAGACCCGTTACACTCGCGTTGTACAAGACGGAGCAGTGCTGTTCTTCGATGCCTACCTGAATGAGAAAATGGCGTCTCTGGCGGCCCTTCGCCATAAGTTTCAATCCAGCCTTGAGCCGACCGATAGGTTTGAATGGAAATAGCCGGGCTCTTGGCCTCGACCCTGACGCGATTCTCGCGCCTATCGAGGCCAGATAAAGATTTCTAGCGGGTGTGTTTCTCAAGCGGTACGCCCAGGCGAAACCGTTTGACGTTATCGGTTCAGCCTTTCCACCGTTTCGATAATGGCTTTGGCAAGCGCTTCGCCCTCATGGACCGGCTCGGGACCGTAGAGCAGCAAGACAGCTTCTTCGCTCGGCAGCACACCAGCCGGGCAGGTCTGTTCAATAGCCGTGCGAACCAGCTTAAGGCCGGCCCAGGCGTTTTGGATCGTCTCTGGCGCTTCCACTGCATCCTCGCTGAGATGGTCGGCCCGACAGCCGCTGCGGAGTAGGCAACCGACCGCCGGGCCTAACCGGCGGGGGTGTGGGCGTGTCCGCCGGCTGGGACGAAAAATAAGCCGTTTCATGCATCATTACTAATTTAGTAAAATGGTCACGTTCCGTTCCCCTAGCCGCCAGATCGGACGGACCTAGACTCGAATTTGTGCGTAAACCAGTGATTGCCGGCGGCCGGCTAGAATTTATTCCTCCGATGATGCCCACCTTGGTCGCCAAGCCGCCCAAAGGCGACGACTGGATGCATGAAGCCAAGTTCGATGGCTACCGCTCCCAGATCATCGATCAGAATTGGAGGCTGCGCAAATGAACCTCATTGAACGACTAGCTCGTAAACTAAGTCAGGATCGTCGCGCAATGGCGCTGATGGAAAAGCTAGCTGGGCAGTTAAGTAAAACCAAGCGTTTCAAGCTCGCGACCGAGCAACTCATCAGCCAAGAACGTCCCGGCAGCTCGGCCCGATTCATCCCCTTAGCCAGACACCATAACGTCTTGTTTGTTTGTCCCTCCCAGTCAAAGAATGCCGCGCCGGTTCCACCTCAACATCTGTGGGAAGGATACGCCCAGACTGAATTAGACTATTTGAAATGCGGACAAGATGACGTGGCACAAATGCTTTGCATCCTCAATGAAGTCGGGCAACCGCCTATTCCGTTGACACGCGTGCTCGATCTCGGATGCGCCAGTGGCCGCATGCTGCGATTTCTTCCGCGAGACGAGACATCAGAGCATTGGGGCCTCGACATTAATGCCGAGCATATCGCCTGGTGCCAGGAACACCTTAATCCGCCGATGCTCTTCGCAACCAACACCACAGCACCGCATCTTCCATTTGAAGACAGCACCTTCGACTTGGTTTACTGCGGATCGGTTTTCACGCATATATCCGAATTGGCTGAGGCGTGGCTCCTCGAAGTTCGGCGCGTTCTCCGTCAGGACGGTTACGCATATATCACCATTCATACTCGGCAGACGATTGATCTTCTGCGAACGAAGTATCGCGATGATCCACTTTTCTCTGACCTACTTGCAGAACTGAACTCCAACTTCGCCGAAAATAATCCTGATGGAGTCGAGTGGTCGGTGTTTACCTTCGGCGCTGACCCGAACTCTCAGGTGTTTTATGACGTCCCTTCCTTGGAGCGGCGGTGGGGCCGGATCATACCAGTTGTCGCTGTGAAGGAGCAGGCGCACGATCATCAGGCCGCAGTGGTTATGCGAAAATGAGATATACGGCCGCCGTGATGTCGAAGCAGCTTTATGACCCCACGGTCACGCTGAAGTTGCGCGGCAGAACCAACTCGCGGACCAGTATCTGGAAACCCATACTGAACCGCTATTGGATGACTGGATCAACGGTCAACTCCAAAAAGCTTGGAGTGTCATGGCGCGCTGTCAATAAGCCCTTGTTGACCGGAACGTCACGCGGCGGCCAATGTAGGTTTCGTCCGCCTCGACGGTCTTGCCGTCGCCGCCCATCCGCATGAAGTCATCCGAGCGCATTGCCTCGCGAATGCGATGGGATGTTTCGATTCATCGTCTACGGGCCATCGTGCTGCTTGCCCCTGTGGCCGGTCCCGAGGTTGTCAGTTCTGACCCGCTTCATCTCTTCGGAGCCGTCTCTAGTAAGTCGCTCTTTTAGGACTAACACGCCGAGATCGAGTTGCTTCGCGTAGCGTTGGCGCGATGTTGTCTGCTAACTGCTTTAATTTGGGTGCAATAGGCCGGATGGCCTCTATCAGTGAACCGACAAATCCCCGGAACTCGATAGCTTCTCCCGCCGTCAACCGCGACGATGAGTGCACAGCCAAGTTCCTAGCTGTTTGATCCCGGACTTTAATGGCGCATCATTGCTGTCCGAATCAAAGGATGCGCTATGGGACAGGTTCTACACCGCCGCGCCACGACGACAGAGGCAGTCCGTCGAGCGATACAGCATAGTCAAGAGAGCCTGAGAGCGCTGGCCAAGCGCTACGGCATCGATCAGAAGACAGTTAGAAAGTGGAGGAACCGGATCTCGACCGCCGATCTTCCCACCGGCCCGAAGAAACCAAGATCGACAGTGCTGTCGCTCGAAGAGGAAGCGGTGATCGTCGCCTTTCGCAAGCACACGTTGCTGGCGCTGGATGATTGTCTCTATGCCCTACAGCCCTCGATCCCGCATCTGACGCGCTCGTCGTTGCATCGCTGCCTTCAGCGCCATGGCATTTCGCGGCTGCCGCAGGTGGACGCCGACAAGCCGGCCAGGAAGAAGTTCAACGCCTATCCGCTCGGCTATTTCCATATCGACCTCGCCGAGGTGCAGACCGCCGAGGGCAAGCTGCGCCTTTTCTTGGCCATCGATCGGACGTCGAAATTCGCCTATGCGGAATTGCACCCGACGGCGGGCAAGATGGCGGTGGCCCAATTCCTTCGCAACCTGATCGCGACCGTGCCCTATGCCATCCATACCATTCTGACCGACAACGGCATTCAGTTCGCCAACCGGACCTGCGACCGGCATGCCCTTCAGCACATCTTCGACGGCATCTGCGACGAACATGGCATCGAGCACCGGCTCACAAAGATCAACCATCCCTGGACGAACGGCCAGGTCGAGCGGATGAATCGGACCATCAAGGACGCCACCGTCAAGCGCTTCCACTATGACGATCACGAGCAACTGCGTCGGCATCTCGCCGACTTCATCTTAGCTTACAATTTCGCGCGCCGGCTTAAGACCCTCAAGGGCCTCACGCCCCACGAATTCATCTGCAAAATCTGGGCAAAAGAGCCCGAACGGTTCCGACTCGATCCCACCCATCAAATGCCGGGACTAAACACATAGCGGCTCGCACACGTTGAAATAATTCAAATACTTCACTCGGGATCTCCCTCGTGTTGTGAAGAACCGTCATAAGCATTGTCGGTGAGATAATGCGTGAATTTTTGCCCATAG
This window harbors:
- a CDS encoding class I SAM-dependent methyltransferase — translated: MNLIERLARKLSQDRRAMALMEKLAGQLSKTKRFKLATEQLISQERPGSSARFIPLARHHNVLFVCPSQSKNAAPVPPQHLWEGYAQTELDYLKCGQDDVAQMLCILNEVGQPPIPLTRVLDLGCASGRMLRFLPRDETSEHWGLDINAEHIAWCQEHLNPPMLFATNTTAPHLPFEDSTFDLVYCGSVFTHISELAEAWLLEVRRVLRQDGYAYITIHTRQTIDLLRTKYRDDPLFSDLLAELNSNFAENNPDGVEWSVFTFGADPNSQVFYDVPSLERRWGRIIPVVAVKEQAHDHQAAVVMRK
- a CDS encoding alpha/beta hydrolase family protein translates to MPFALRELARMNGEGRLAGRLDLTRIGMAGHSYGGVSTMVAAGQRMGPGGQWFFKEPRIRAGLVMSPNIPIQGGELVALYRDIRIPLFHITGTRDGNAVPGNKEFDPIQRTLPYEALTIPHQYLLVLDCADHNSFSGLKYGPHAHGPEDETRYTRVVQDGAVLFFDAYLNEKMASLAALRHKFQSSLEPTDRFEWK
- a CDS encoding IS481 family transposase, whose product is MGQVLHRRATTTEAVRRAIQHSQESLRALAKRYGIDQKTVRKWRNRISTADLPTGPKKPRSTVLSLEEEAVIVAFRKHTLLALDDCLYALQPSIPHLTRSSLHRCLQRHGISRLPQVDADKPARKKFNAYPLGYFHIDLAEVQTAEGKLRLFLAIDRTSKFAYAELHPTAGKMAVAQFLRNLIATVPYAIHTILTDNGIQFANRTCDRHALQHIFDGICDEHGIEHRLTKINHPWTNGQVERMNRTIKDATVKRFHYDDHEQLRRHLADFILAYNFARRLKTLKGLTPHEFICKIWAKEPERFRLDPTHQMPGLNT
- a CDS encoding PAC2 family protein, whose translation is MEAPETIQNAWAGLKLVRTAIEQTCPAGVLPSEEAVLLLYGPEPVHEGEALAKAIIETVERLNR